The following DNA comes from Triticum aestivum cultivar Chinese Spring unplaced genomic scaffold, IWGSC CS RefSeq v2.1 scaffold26995, whole genome shotgun sequence.
GATTTTTCTTTTATGATAAGAAGATAGTGCTTCTGCATGTGGGCAGCACTTGGTGCGCCTAAGTTCTTGCTTGATGAATAATACACACTGCATGAACAAAGTGgctgcccctataaatagagccatACAACAAACATTCATCTCACACATTCCCAAAGTAAAGCCTAGCTAAGACCAAAAATCTTCACTGGCAATCCACTAGATACAAAATAATAGTACAAACAGCTATGGCTAAGTCAAATGCATTGGCTGCAACACTGTTGCTTGTCATGGTGGTGTCCCTCGCCACACTAGAGGGTGTTCATGGCGTCTGCGGCATGTCGAATGATGAATTCAAGCTTTGCCAGCCCGCGGCGGCAGTGAATAACCCGACAGAGAGTCCGTCGGCTGAGTGTTGTGCTGCGCTTGGGAAGGCCAATCTATCATGCATTTGCCGCTACAAAGGCATCGCCGGCATATGGCTGAAAATGTACCACATCGACGCAAAGCGCGCCACGGCTCTGCCCGGCAAGTGCGGTCTCACCATGCCCAACAACTGCTCGTGATGATTGGTTCAGATGTACTACCCATGAGCATCTAGGAGTCGGTTGCTCTACATCTGCATCAACACTTATATATGGCTAAATAAGTGGAGAAGCACTTGAAAAAGCATTGTCCTACTCGGTCTTATTGTTGTTGTGTAATTTGAAAGTGTGATTATCTCATTAAGCTCTTGATAAAATAGTATATGCATGTTAAGTGTAAGGATGGCAAACGCGTCTTGCATGTTGTCCCATGAAATTAATATCTTATATTGGTGTCTTTCGTGTCAAAAAGTTGCATATGTTCTATCAAACAAGTAAATGTTGACCACAACATTTTCCCCCTATTGGGCACTCGTAAATAATTATGTAATCAATTATCAAGAC
Coding sequences within:
- the LOC123176240 gene encoding putative lipid-transfer protein DIR1, producing the protein MAKSNALAATLLLVMVVSLATLEGVHGVCGMSNDEFKLCQPAAAVNNPTESPSAECCAALGKANLSCICRYKGIAGIWLKMYHIDAKRATALPGKCGLTMPNNCS